The Halorhabdus sp. BNX81 genome includes a region encoding these proteins:
- a CDS encoding fibronectin type III domain-containing protein — translation MARDNHTDAGGGADRPDGRTYRPDDRRSALAASRRDVLRTIGAGALLGSIGTASVQAAPGDREFVDTDGPEFTVGGDPVYFSGTNNFWVTDPYSDRSRIDDVLALCADLDQNLLRTWAFCAGEGGQCLQPEPGVFNEAALQHLDYLVAKAGEHGVRLILSLVNNWDDYGGIAQYVEWADGASEHGDFYVNEACRELYRTHVETLLTRKNSITGVEYRNDPAIAMWELANEPRLEDDDTETIDDREAALTEWFADMSGFIKDLDDNHLVTTGLEGFYTRPDGPNWMYGDWTGQNFIAHHEIDTIDVCSFHLYPYHWPGMGLAGQLAEDDVVSAVEWIREHAADARETLEKPALLGEFNVNVQEHDLATRNDRLRAWYDALDSQDAGAAAIWQLVLEDTEDHDGFQVYRSESGDILSGYASTIREKSGSTDGTPTADATAPSSLRIGESGDFSGTYSFDPDGSIAAYDWDFDDGATATGERVAHRFAEAGSHEAELTVTDDSGATDADTESVSVEGIPEDSFLVEGAGETFHRDTKQCHFASMPASGDVAVTARVADLEPVDPQTQAGVLVADDPAAPGALGAATITPGEGSELTRAYDSTVWRERAGDDRTPPIWLRVKRSGSSVSASVSPDGSDWTEIGSGDVDLPEDVHVGLFVSANSAGELAAARFDEVDWLEDWTASDVGPVSVAGATTAGDGTTDDGDGDEDTTPPTAPGDLAVTGTTDSSISLSWDAATDDGGSGLAHYDVSVDGALDQQVPAGTTTATVDGLDPATEYEIGVSAVDSAGNESGTVTVTATTGDGDDEAPTAPADLTATETTSSSVSLSWDASTDSGGSGVEQYVVAVDGETVHSVEAGTTSTTVEELDAGTTYEVGVSAIDGAGNESDPAVIEVTTAESDDGGEEPPENALVVNDYDGDPAWADNRNDLGNWCGAGSFENGGGDVEDGALVLEYDNAGWFVEQVQQDVSDYAELVVVLSGESGGEGDHFVVSLGGDRATFSTVADGSIGTTPEPISIDLESAGIDATSPGELRLNFWEGGAGSGTLRIEAIRFE, via the coding sequence ATGGCACGAGACAACCATACTGACGCCGGCGGCGGTGCAGACCGTCCCGACGGACGGACGTATCGTCCGGACGACCGACGGTCGGCACTCGCGGCGTCGCGACGGGACGTCCTCCGCACCATCGGTGCGGGGGCGCTGCTGGGCTCGATCGGGACGGCGAGCGTTCAGGCAGCACCCGGGGACCGCGAGTTCGTCGACACCGACGGCCCGGAGTTCACCGTCGGCGGCGACCCCGTCTACTTCAGCGGGACGAACAACTTCTGGGTGACCGATCCCTACAGCGATCGCTCGCGGATCGACGACGTCCTCGCGCTGTGTGCGGACCTGGATCAGAATTTGCTGCGGACCTGGGCGTTCTGTGCGGGCGAGGGCGGCCAGTGTCTCCAGCCCGAACCGGGGGTGTTCAACGAGGCAGCGCTGCAGCACCTCGACTATCTCGTCGCGAAAGCCGGCGAACACGGGGTGCGACTCATCCTCTCGCTGGTCAATAACTGGGACGACTACGGCGGCATCGCCCAGTACGTCGAGTGGGCGGACGGCGCGAGCGAGCACGGCGACTTCTACGTCAACGAGGCGTGTCGTGAACTGTATCGCACCCACGTCGAGACGCTTCTCACGCGAAAGAATTCGATCACCGGCGTCGAGTACCGCAATGACCCCGCGATCGCGATGTGGGAACTCGCCAACGAACCCCGACTGGAGGACGACGACACGGAAACCATCGACGACCGGGAGGCCGCCCTCACCGAGTGGTTCGCCGACATGTCCGGGTTCATCAAGGATCTCGACGACAACCACCTGGTGACGACCGGGTTGGAGGGCTTCTACACACGCCCGGACGGGCCAAACTGGATGTACGGTGACTGGACCGGCCAGAACTTCATCGCCCATCACGAGATCGACACGATCGACGTGTGTTCGTTCCACCTCTATCCGTACCACTGGCCCGGCATGGGGCTGGCGGGCCAACTCGCCGAGGACGACGTCGTCAGTGCCGTCGAGTGGATCCGCGAACACGCCGCCGACGCCCGCGAGACGCTCGAAAAGCCCGCGTTGCTGGGGGAGTTCAACGTCAACGTCCAGGAACACGACCTGGCGACGCGAAACGATCGGTTGCGGGCGTGGTACGACGCCCTCGACAGCCAGGACGCGGGCGCAGCGGCGATCTGGCAACTGGTGCTCGAGGACACCGAGGACCACGACGGCTTCCAGGTCTACCGGAGCGAGTCCGGTGACATCCTCTCGGGGTACGCATCGACGATCCGCGAAAAGTCCGGGAGTACCGACGGCACGCCGACGGCCGACGCGACGGCACCCTCTTCGCTCCGAATCGGCGAGTCCGGCGATTTCAGCGGCACCTACTCCTTCGACCCGGACGGCTCGATCGCCGCCTACGACTGGGACTTCGATGACGGCGCGACGGCCACCGGCGAGCGGGTGGCCCACCGTTTCGCTGAAGCCGGCTCCCACGAGGCTGAACTGACTGTCACCGACGATAGCGGCGCGACTGACGCCGATACCGAGTCAGTTTCCGTCGAAGGCATCCCGGAAGACTCGTTTCTCGTCGAGGGCGCGGGCGAGACGTTCCACCGCGACACCAAGCAGTGTCACTTCGCGTCGATGCCCGCCTCGGGCGACGTGGCGGTCACGGCCCGCGTCGCGGATCTCGAACCAGTCGATCCCCAGACCCAGGCCGGTGTGCTGGTGGCCGACGATCCGGCCGCGCCCGGCGCGCTCGGTGCCGCCACGATCACGCCCGGCGAGGGGAGCGAACTGACGCGGGCTTACGACTCGACGGTGTGGCGCGAGCGTGCCGGCGACGATCGCACGCCGCCGATCTGGTTGCGCGTCAAGCGGTCGGGGTCGTCGGTGTCGGCGTCAGTCTCGCCGGACGGCTCGGACTGGACGGAGATCGGGTCCGGCGACGTCGATCTCCCCGAGGACGTCCACGTCGGGCTGTTCGTCAGCGCCAACAGCGCGGGCGAACTCGCCGCCGCCCGCTTCGACGAAGTCGATTGGCTAGAGGACTGGACGGCGTCCGACGTCGGCCCCGTTTCGGTGGCCGGCGCGACGACCGCCGGCGACGGCACCACGGACGACGGTGATGGCGACGAGGACACGACGCCGCCGACGGCGCCCGGCGATCTGGCAGTGACCGGGACGACGGATTCCTCGATTTCGCTCTCGTGGGACGCCGCCACTGACGACGGTGGGTCGGGCCTTGCCCACTACGATGTCTCCGTCGACGGCGCGCTCGACCAGCAGGTCCCCGCTGGCACGACGACCGCGACGGTCGACGGACTCGATCCCGCTACCGAGTACGAGATCGGTGTCTCGGCCGTCGATAGCGCGGGCAACGAATCCGGGACCGTGACGGTGACGGCGACGACCGGGGACGGCGACGACGAGGCACCGACGGCGCCCGCCGACCTGACGGCGACCGAAACCACGAGCTCCTCGGTCTCGCTCTCGTGGGACGCCTCGACGGATTCGGGCGGGTCTGGGGTCGAGCAGTACGTCGTTGCCGTCGACGGCGAAACGGTCCACTCCGTCGAGGCCGGCACGACGAGTACGACCGTCGAGGAACTGGACGCCGGGACGACCTACGAGGTCGGCGTCTCGGCGATCGACGGTGCCGGCAACGAGTCCGACCCGGCCGTCATCGAGGTGACGACCGCCGAGAGCGACGACGGCGGGGAAGAACCGCCAGAAAATGCCCTGGTCGTCAACGACTACGACGGCGATCCGGCGTGGGCGGACAACCGGAACGACCTCGGGAACTGGTGTGGCGCCGGCTCCTTCGAGAACGGCGGCGGCGACGTCGAGGACGGCGCGCTGGTCCTCGAGTACGACAACGCCGGGTGGTTCGTCGAGCAGGTCCAGCAGGACGTCTCGGACTACGCGGAGCTGGTGGTCGTCCTCAGCGGGGAAAGCGGCGGCGAAGGCGATCACTTCGTTGTCTCGCTCGGCGGTGATCGAGCGACGTTCAGTACCGTTGCCGACGGCTCGATCGGGACCACGCCGGAACCGATCTCTATCGATCTGGAATCGGCGGGCATCGACGCCACGTCGCCGGGCGAACTCCGCCTGAACTTCTGGGAGGGCGGCGCCGGGAGCGGAACGCTCCGGATCGAGGCGATACGATTCGAGTGA
- a CDS encoding fibronectin type III domain-containing protein → MTHNNPDDDSTARRTTEPTESPSTAGIASASRRDFLKAAAAGGALATGFGGGLVGSAAADVIPTPPLHVDGNLIKDPDGATVNLRGVNMADPKRINVTAPARGKTATDVVDLLTNTDDDWHSRVIRIPVQPVDIGEHEPGEGPPPVAFDEGQLETYLEEHLDPVIERCLQRGAYAIIDYHRHRDVQWNDDTLGEEVEMFWDTVAPRYADQPHVMYELYNEPTEPGMWGDPTQSQNWADVWRDWKATAQPWVDTIREHAPDNLILIGSPSWSQSPEGALVEPFDGENLAYTFHIYPGHNSSQDNDWEDATNNGEGVAGVYEEYPLFVTEWGWEENGGQYIGGTTSGYGEPFLEFLEKSDAIHWTAWCADPVWRPVMFDRAFTEESFEDNIGNPYAEDVPEDCADLPCDWTLLGGDSYMGETVKNALIDYQDANPPTVPYDEQPPTTPSNLTAENVTETTVELSWDGSTDQGEAGLSHYNVTVDGQKITQVPEATTATTVEGLESDTTVTIGVSAVDRARNESETVTVEVTTDAFEDSTPPSVPANLSSPENTWQSVTISWDDSTDEGDAETAGLDGYVVYVDGELEREVAAETTQVQIGGLDSDSTYEFGVSAVDRADNESDIATIDVTTDLARAGPNDLLINDYDGDPAWPDSNDLGNWVGTGGFESAEVVDGRLEIDYNASGWYGTGVSQDITDYPTLRMKVTGENGGEHRGIELQFAGIDPLLSEVTDGTIGTTESIVSVDLEAAGADLESPGQLTLRFYDAGDSSISIDELWLDSDEPAQGGDSIAPTAPASVESPTQSETAVEIEWSASSDDGGSGLDHYNVSVDGSIDQQVPAGTTAATIEGLDAGSSYEIGVSAVDGAGNESSQTTVTVSTAGGDDEAPSAPANLTSTDRTATTIDLTWDASTDEGGSGLDHYAVSVDSEQVQQVDAGTTTATVSELSPGTSYDIAVTAVDAAGNESSPATLTVATTDGDDEQAPTMPGNLSVTGSTAQSIAVSWDASTDSGGSGLDHYTIFLDGSQDQQIEAGTTEATVTGLDPATTYEIGVSAADGAGNESETTTVEATTDEGGEEPPEDALVVNDYDGDPAWANHRNDLGNWCGAGSFANGGGDVEDGALVLEYDNAGWFVEQVQQDVSEYSSIVFSIAGESGGEGDHFVVGVGGNRSTFSDVADGSIGTSVADVAIDMESAGIDAGSLGELRLNFWQAGSGSGTLRIEEIRLE, encoded by the coding sequence ATGACACACAACAATCCAGACGACGACAGTACAGCCCGACGAACGACCGAGCCGACGGAGTCACCGTCAACTGCCGGCATCGCGAGCGCGTCACGGCGGGATTTCCTGAAAGCAGCAGCGGCAGGCGGCGCGCTCGCGACCGGCTTCGGCGGTGGCCTCGTCGGGAGTGCGGCCGCGGACGTCATCCCGACGCCGCCGCTGCACGTCGATGGCAACCTCATCAAGGACCCCGACGGCGCGACGGTCAACCTCCGGGGGGTCAACATGGCCGACCCCAAGCGGATCAACGTCACCGCGCCGGCCAGGGGCAAGACCGCGACGGACGTGGTCGACCTGCTGACGAACACGGACGACGACTGGCATTCACGGGTCATCCGGATCCCGGTCCAGCCGGTCGATATCGGCGAGCACGAACCCGGTGAAGGGCCACCGCCGGTCGCCTTCGACGAGGGCCAACTCGAGACGTACCTCGAAGAACACCTCGATCCCGTCATCGAGCGGTGTCTTCAGCGCGGCGCATACGCCATCATCGACTATCATCGCCACCGCGACGTCCAGTGGAACGACGACACGCTGGGCGAGGAAGTCGAGATGTTCTGGGACACCGTCGCGCCGCGGTACGCCGACCAGCCCCACGTCATGTACGAACTGTACAACGAGCCGACCGAGCCGGGGATGTGGGGCGATCCGACCCAGAGCCAGAATTGGGCGGACGTCTGGCGCGACTGGAAGGCGACGGCCCAGCCGTGGGTCGACACCATCCGCGAGCACGCGCCCGACAACCTGATCCTGATCGGGTCGCCCAGCTGGTCACAGAGCCCCGAGGGGGCCTTAGTCGAGCCTTTCGACGGCGAGAACTTGGCCTATACCTTCCACATCTATCCCGGTCACAACTCCAGTCAGGACAACGACTGGGAGGACGCCACGAACAACGGCGAGGGCGTCGCCGGCGTCTACGAGGAGTATCCCCTGTTCGTCACCGAGTGGGGCTGGGAGGAGAACGGCGGCCAGTACATCGGCGGGACGACCTCCGGCTATGGCGAGCCGTTCCTCGAATTTTTGGAGAAGAGTGACGCCATCCACTGGACGGCCTGGTGTGCCGACCCCGTCTGGCGGCCGGTCATGTTCGACCGGGCGTTCACCGAAGAGAGTTTCGAGGACAACATCGGCAACCCCTACGCGGAGGACGTGCCCGAGGACTGTGCCGACCTGCCCTGCGATTGGACGTTGCTCGGGGGCGACAGCTACATGGGCGAGACCGTCAAGAACGCCCTGATCGACTATCAGGACGCCAACCCGCCGACGGTGCCCTACGACGAGCAACCGCCGACCACCCCGTCGAACCTCACCGCCGAAAACGTCACCGAGACGACGGTCGAGCTCTCCTGGGACGGCTCGACCGACCAGGGCGAGGCCGGTCTCTCCCATTACAACGTCACCGTCGACGGCCAAAAGATCACACAGGTGCCCGAAGCGACCACGGCCACGACCGTCGAGGGACTGGAATCCGATACGACAGTCACGATCGGCGTGAGCGCGGTCGATCGCGCGCGCAACGAATCCGAGACGGTCACGGTCGAGGTGACGACCGACGCCTTCGAGGACTCGACGCCGCCGTCCGTGCCGGCGAATCTGTCGTCGCCGGAGAACACCTGGCAGTCGGTGACTATCTCGTGGGACGACTCCACCGACGAAGGTGACGCCGAGACCGCGGGACTCGATGGCTACGTCGTCTACGTCGATGGCGAACTCGAACGCGAAGTCGCTGCCGAGACGACGCAAGTCCAGATCGGCGGCCTGGATTCGGACAGCACCTACGAGTTCGGCGTGAGCGCGGTCGACCGTGCCGACAACGAGTCCGACATCGCGACCATCGACGTCACGACGGACCTCGCCCGCGCCGGGCCGAACGACCTGCTGATCAACGACTACGACGGCGACCCGGCCTGGCCGGATTCGAACGACCTCGGCAACTGGGTCGGCACCGGCGGCTTCGAGAGCGCAGAGGTCGTCGACGGCCGCCTCGAAATCGACTACAACGCCAGTGGCTGGTACGGCACTGGCGTCTCCCAGGACATCACCGACTACCCGACGCTGCGGATGAAGGTGACCGGCGAGAACGGCGGCGAGCACCGCGGCATCGAGTTGCAGTTCGCGGGCATCGACCCATTGCTCTCGGAGGTCACAGACGGCACGATCGGGACCACCGAGTCGATCGTCTCCGTCGACCTCGAGGCGGCCGGTGCTGACCTGGAGTCGCCCGGTCAACTCACCCTCCGGTTCTACGATGCCGGCGATAGCTCGATCTCGATCGACGAACTCTGGCTGGACAGCGACGAACCGGCCCAGGGCGGCGACTCGATCGCCCCGACGGCACCCGCGAGCGTCGAGTCGCCGACCCAGTCGGAGACGGCCGTCGAGATCGAGTGGAGCGCTTCGAGCGACGACGGAGGCTCGGGACTCGATCACTACAACGTCTCCGTCGACGGAAGCATCGATCAGCAGGTGCCGGCTGGGACGACCGCCGCGACGATCGAGGGGCTCGACGCCGGGTCGAGCTACGAAATCGGTGTCTCGGCCGTCGACGGCGCTGGCAACGAGTCCAGCCAGACGACGGTGACGGTCTCGACGGCCGGTGGCGACGATGAGGCACCGAGTGCGCCGGCGAACCTCACCTCGACGGACCGGACCGCCACGACCATCGACCTCACGTGGGACGCCTCGACCGACGAGGGCGGGTCCGGCCTGGATCACTACGCCGTCAGCGTCGACAGTGAACAGGTCCAGCAGGTTGACGCGGGGACGACCACCGCGACGGTTTCGGAGCTCTCGCCAGGAACGAGCTACGACATCGCCGTCACGGCGGTCGACGCTGCCGGCAACGAGTCCAGTCCGGCGACGCTGACGGTGGCGACGACCGACGGCGACGACGAGCAAGCGCCCACGATGCCCGGGAACCTCTCGGTCACCGGATCGACCGCCCAATCCATCGCCGTCTCCTGGGACGCCTCGACGGACAGCGGTGGGTCCGGGCTGGACCACTACACCATCTTCCTCGACGGGAGCCAGGACCAGCAGATCGAGGCCGGCACGACGGAGGCGACTGTCACCGGTCTCGACCCGGCGACGACCTACGAGATCGGGGTTTCGGCCGCCGACGGCGCGGGCAACGAGTCCGAGACGACGACCGTCGAAGCGACGACCGACGAAGGCGGGGAAGAACCGCCCGAAGACGCCCTGGTCGTCAACGACTACGACGGGGATCCCGCGTGGGCGAACCACCGCAACGATCTCGGCAACTGGTGTGGTGCGGGCTCCTTCGCAAACGGCGGCGGCGACGTCGAAGATGGCGCACTCGTCCTCGAATACGACAACGCCGGATGGTTCGTCGAGCAGGTCCAGCAGGATGTCAGCGAGTACTCCTCGATCGTCTTCTCGATCGCCGGCGAGAGCGGCGGCGAGGGCGATCACTTCGTCGTCGGCGTCGGCGGGAATCGCTCGACGTTCAGCGACGTCGCGGACGGCTCGATCGGGACCTCGGTCGCCGACGTCGCGATCGACATGGAATCGGCCGGCATCGACGCCGGATCACTGGGTGAACTCCGCCTGAACTTCTGGCAGGCCGGCTCCGGGAGCGGGACACTTCGGATCGAGGAGATCCGACTGGAGTGA
- a CDS encoding cellulase family glycosylhydrolase, with amino-acid sequence MTTDQPTQPTETDESTTDRDELPDEESETHRQSSTSRRSFLQTTAVAGLAGLGVGSGAVGSAAAAGIPTPWLEVDGNLLRDPHGNKVILRGVNVIDPARAAEEWRKNIEPLIELATDPGEGWHAHVIRLPMQPQDIGDHGPGTAAPTPGFTQDELQNYLAEYVDPAVDAAEEVGAYIMLDYHRHYPEGPDWDSPELDEEIRLFWNEVAPRYSDRSHVIYELYNEPNTPYPGAGDPTDDVGVTDPRAEENYLYWRETAQPWVDLIREHASRNLIVIGSPRWSQFTYWAGEHEFEGDNLAYAGHVYAHENLRPLSTYFGEPSEEVPVFMSEFGYGTEGSPYLVGTNEVEGQQFLDLFDAHDIHWQVWCFDHTWSPGMLNRDYEVDSPHGRLFKERLREKRNDDLPASAGGGDETPPSAPSNLAVTETGSESVGLTWDAASDSGGSGLATYAVYLDGALDHRVTAGTTATEVSGLLPETTYEFAVSAVDGAGNESDRSGAVTATTNPPASERLVLNDFDGDPAWADSRNELGNWCGAGSFANDDGEVADGALVLEYDGGWLQSYVRQDVSSFSTLNLQIRGADGGEQSAFSVDLGGGGGVLAEITDDTIDTSFSTVSIDMAAAGMDAASPGAVYLDFWSGDGTSGTIEIDEIWFE; translated from the coding sequence ATGACAACAGATCAGCCGACACAGCCAACCGAGACGGACGAATCGACGACTGACCGAGACGAACTTCCGGACGAGGAGTCCGAGACACACCGACAGTCCAGTACGTCCAGACGGTCGTTTTTGCAGACGACGGCGGTTGCGGGACTGGCCGGCCTGGGCGTCGGGAGCGGTGCCGTCGGCTCAGCGGCTGCAGCCGGTATTCCAACGCCGTGGCTCGAAGTCGATGGCAACCTCCTGCGGGATCCCCACGGCAACAAGGTGATACTGCGGGGTGTGAACGTTATCGACCCCGCGCGGGCCGCCGAGGAGTGGCGCAAGAACATCGAGCCGCTGATCGAGCTGGCGACCGATCCGGGCGAGGGCTGGCACGCCCACGTCATTCGGCTGCCGATGCAGCCTCAGGACATCGGCGATCACGGTCCGGGCACGGCGGCCCCGACGCCGGGATTCACGCAGGACGAACTCCAGAATTATCTCGCGGAGTACGTCGATCCGGCGGTCGACGCTGCCGAGGAGGTCGGCGCGTACATCATGCTGGACTATCACCGCCACTATCCGGAGGGCCCCGACTGGGACTCGCCGGAACTCGACGAGGAGATCCGGCTGTTCTGGAACGAGGTCGCACCACGCTACAGCGATCGCTCACACGTCATCTACGAACTCTACAACGAACCCAACACGCCCTATCCGGGGGCCGGCGATCCGACTGACGACGTCGGCGTCACCGACCCCCGTGCCGAGGAGAACTACCTGTACTGGCGTGAGACGGCCCAACCGTGGGTCGACCTCATTCGGGAGCACGCTTCCCGGAATCTGATCGTCATCGGGTCGCCGCGCTGGAGCCAGTTCACCTACTGGGCGGGCGAACACGAGTTCGAGGGCGACAACCTCGCATATGCGGGCCACGTCTACGCCCACGAGAACCTCCGGCCGCTGTCGACGTATTTCGGCGAGCCCTCAGAGGAGGTTCCGGTGTTCATGAGCGAGTTCGGGTACGGCACCGAGGGCTCGCCCTACCTCGTCGGGACCAACGAGGTCGAGGGCCAGCAGTTCCTCGACCTCTTCGACGCCCACGACATCCACTGGCAGGTCTGGTGTTTCGACCACACCTGGTCGCCCGGGATGTTGAATCGCGACTACGAGGTCGACAGTCCCCACGGTCGGCTGTTCAAGGAGCGACTCCGCGAGAAGCGCAACGACGACCTGCCGGCGAGCGCCGGCGGTGGCGACGAGACGCCGCCCTCGGCCCCGTCGAACCTCGCCGTGACCGAGACGGGAAGCGAGAGCGTCGGTCTGACGTGGGACGCTGCGAGTGATTCCGGCGGCTCCGGCCTCGCCACTTATGCCGTCTACCTCGACGGCGCGCTGGATCATCGGGTCACTGCCGGGACGACCGCTACAGAAGTCAGCGGCCTGCTGCCGGAGACGACCTACGAGTTCGCGGTCAGCGCCGTCGACGGCGCGGGCAACGAGTCCGACAGGAGCGGGGCCGTCACCGCGACGACCAACCCGCCGGCGAGCGAGCGCCTGGTCCTCAACGATTTCGACGGCGACCCGGCGTGGGCGGACAGTCGCAACGAACTCGGAAACTGGTGTGGCGCCGGTTCCTTCGCAAACGACGACGGCGAGGTCGCGGACGGCGCACTCGTCCTGGAATACGACGGCGGCTGGCTGCAGTCGTACGTTCGCCAGGATGTCTCGTCGTTTTCGACGCTGAACCTGCAGATTCGCGGTGCCGATGGTGGCGAGCAGTCGGCCTTTTCAGTGGATCTCGGCGGCGGGGGCGGCGTCCTCGCCGAGATCACTGACGACACGATCGACACGTCGTTCTCGACAGTGTCGATCGACATGGCCGCCGCCGGGATGGACGCGGCGAGTCCCGGTGCAGTCTATCTGGACTTCTGGTCGGGTGATGGAACGAGTGGAACGATCGAGATCGACGAAATCTGGTTCGAATAG
- a CDS encoding PKD domain-containing protein → MTDNTIQSTDSADSQRATSSGDTGGQEPRAVSSGLPSPARRDVLKAIGSGALIGVLGTGSASADPATFGDGVNLQPSYFCDGEQALGWELMNQYPDIQTVRIEIEPFSFAEVATTVEDAKCWIDEAGENGKDIIATYHHYPDNGSPEASALQNAADFWVEHYETLSQDTEFTINMMNEWGDHDVTAEAYAAAYDQAINTVRASTSYAGPIVCDAPGWGQGTYRLADAVEQIEDDDLILSAHVYPSAWNATTGQNLVPADLDVLDETGYPCLIGEFGNYADSTGADWSAIIDYAKELGWPVIGWAWNGDGSDDPMNMADPYWGDECGVDSYTASGYFDVVYDRLGDSTGDSGDGDGDGSDIGDDGGDGGDSASGSDGTTDDLIAEIHPSTTDAGVGDRVTFSVTDMSGSTRWIDSLAWDFDDGETATGWWTEHTFEAAGTYTVALTATDNDGVSTTHEVDIVVGDGAGDGESDGGDNQGGTDGDDGSGDGDASGGADGGDASDGEDDGDGSSGNLLAEMNPSTTDAGVGDRVTFSVTDMSGSTRWIDSLAWDFDDGETATGWWTEHAYDSTGAYTVALTATDNEGASTTHEVTITIS, encoded by the coding sequence ATGACCGACAATACGATACAATCGACGGATTCGGCGGACAGCCAGCGAGCGACTTCCAGCGGGGATACGGGGGGCCAGGAGCCACGGGCGGTTTCGAGCGGGCTCCCGTCGCCGGCTCGCAGAGACGTGCTGAAAGCCATCGGTAGCGGGGCGCTGATCGGTGTCCTCGGGACCGGTAGCGCCAGCGCCGATCCGGCCACGTTCGGCGATGGGGTAAATCTCCAGCCGTCGTACTTCTGTGATGGCGAGCAGGCGCTGGGTTGGGAGCTGATGAATCAGTACCCGGATATCCAGACCGTCCGGATCGAGATCGAGCCGTTCTCCTTTGCAGAGGTGGCGACGACGGTCGAGGACGCCAAATGCTGGATCGACGAGGCCGGCGAGAACGGCAAGGATATCATCGCGACCTATCATCATTATCCGGACAACGGGTCGCCGGAGGCATCGGCGCTCCAGAATGCTGCGGATTTCTGGGTCGAACACTACGAGACACTTTCCCAAGACACGGAATTCACGATCAACATGATGAACGAATGGGGTGATCACGACGTTACTGCTGAGGCATACGCAGCGGCATACGACCAGGCTATCAACACTGTCCGGGCAAGCACGAGCTACGCCGGGCCGATCGTCTGTGACGCTCCGGGGTGGGGACAGGGCACCTATCGGCTGGCCGACGCGGTCGAGCAGATCGAGGACGATGATTTGATCCTTTCGGCGCACGTCTACCCCAGCGCCTGGAACGCGACGACCGGCCAGAACCTCGTCCCCGCGGATCTCGACGTGCTGGACGAGACGGGCTATCCGTGTCTGATCGGGGAGTTTGGCAACTACGCCGACAGCACGGGTGCCGACTGGTCGGCGATCATCGACTACGCGAAGGAACTCGGCTGGCCGGTGATCGGCTGGGCCTGGAACGGCGACGGCTCGGACGATCCCATGAACATGGCCGATCCGTACTGGGGTGACGAGTGCGGTGTCGACTCCTATACGGCGAGTGGCTATTTCGACGTCGTTTACGACAGACTTGGTGATAGCACCGGCGACAGCGGCGATGGGGATGGCGACGGGAGCGACATTGGGGATGACGGCGGCGATGGTGGGGATAGTGCAAGCGGTAGCGATGGGACGACCGACGATCTCATCGCCGAGATCCATCCGAGCACGACCGACGCCGGCGTCGGTGACCGCGTCACGTTTTCGGTGACGGACATGTCCGGGAGCACTCGCTGGATCGACTCGCTTGCGTGGGACTTCGACGACGGGGAGACGGCGACTGGCTGGTGGACCGAACACACGTTCGAGGCAGCGGGGACCTACACGGTCGCCCTGACCGCGACCGATAACGACGGCGTGTCCACGACGCACGAGGTCGACATCGTCGTCGGTGATGGAGCGGGCGACGGTGAAAGCGATGGTGGCGACAACCAGGGCGGCACCGATGGCGATGACGGGAGTGGCGATGGAGACGCCAGCGGTGGTGCTGATGGCGGCGACGCCAGCGACGGTGAAGACGATGGCGATGGATCGTCCGGGAATCTGCTTGCGGAGATGAACCCGAGCACGACCGACGCCGGCGTTGGTGACCGCGTCACGTTTTCGGTGACGGACATGTCCGGGAGCACTCGCTGGATCGACTCGCTTGCGTGGGACTTCGACGACGGGGAGACGGCGACTGGCTGGTGGACCGAACATGCCTACGACTCGACAGGGGCCTACACGGTTGCCCTGACCGCGACCGACAACGAGGGGGCGTCCACGACGCACGAGGTGACCATTACCATCTCCTGA